One Ciconia boyciana chromosome 9, ASM3463844v1, whole genome shotgun sequence genomic window carries:
- the SRA1 gene encoding steroid receptor RNA activator 1 isoform X1, translating to MAELYVKPGNQERGWNDPPQFSYGLQAQAGGPRQTLLTRRAPPPPAGAPPGAPPDPASAHAASTALHHSPALLGPPPLGPVSHAPRVENRRLSTAAGLEECSVPANVVLAPLREALNACCPTVQKQVRDDIGRRLTVLGDAWAQGKLSTPVRKRMSLLVQELQQQHWDTADEIHRSLMVDHVNEVSQWLVGVKRLIAEMRSLPAAEPAAVMDGSTEAGPGQEDP from the exons ATGGCGGAGCTCTACGTGAAGCCGG GGAACCAGGAGCGTGGCTGGAACGACCCCCCCCAGTTCTCCTATGGGCTGCAGGCACaggctgggggtcccaggcaaACCCTGCTCACCCGCCGGGCCCCCCCTCCACCCGCGGGGGCCCCCCCAG GTGCTCCTCCAGACCCAGCCAGTGCCCATGCTGCCTCCACAGCACTGCACCactccccagcactgctggggccACCTCCCCTCGGGCCTGTCAGCCATGCCCCACGGGTAGAGAACAGGAGGCTGAGCACTGCAGCAGGCCTGGAGGAGTGCAGTGTGCCTGCCAACGTGGTCCTCGCCCCACTGAGGGAGGCCCTCAATGCCTGCTGCCCCACAGTGCAG AAACAAGTGCGCGACGACATTGGGCGGCGGCTGACAGTGCTGGGAGATGCATGGGCTCAGGGGAAGCTGTCGACCCCagtgaggaagaggatgagCCTCCTGGTGCAAG AGCTCCAGCAACAGCACTGGGACACGGCTGATGAGATCCACCGCTCGCTTATGGTGGACCATGTGAATGAGGTGAGCCAGTGGCTGGTGGGTGTCAAGCGCCTGATCGCTGAGATGAGgagcctgcctgctgcagagccagctgcagTGATGGATGGCAGCACCGAGGCTGGGCCCGGCCAGGAGGATCCCTGA
- the APBB3 gene encoding LOW QUALITY PROTEIN: amyloid-beta A4 precursor protein-binding family B member 3 (The sequence of the model RefSeq protein was modified relative to this genomic sequence to represent the inferred CDS: deleted 1 base in 1 codon): protein MLGKDYMLAIVLVNCDDDLWSDQSLETDPDLPPGWRKIHDSLGTYYWHVSTGTTQWQHPAHTTGTGGRLEADGEEKLQGMDCQGPTAKHLAKDRPIPSPMASLSRRNSLPWYGDDFQHSTEPGSKCFAVQSLGWVEIPEEDLAPGKSSIAVNNCIQQLSNSKGQGSAENQGKGQDLVMILKKDTMSLVDPLDHSLIHHQPILNIRVWGVGCNNGRDRDFAFVASDKDTCVLKCHVFHCNVPAKGIAKALHEMCSKIMAERDVASSGRPHTTTLEPVSSKDLPLQVDIVEAARQSMQTYEALYIGSLPVPRAMGMDVLNEAIEKLMRGPGQEHWTPSLIHVSDTAMRVHPTQVGRGTGGSSQSRAPCCHWGGTGNPHGGPGLLAEVTCEGGRVAWGVARAGWATGSLQEDEEAAHIWECQVRYVTFLGVGRDAHTFALIVDTGQHFQCTAFWCEPDAGTISEAVQAACM from the exons ATGCTGGGCAAGGACTACATGCTGGCCATCGTCCTCGTCAACTGCGACG ACGACCTCTGGAGTGACCAGAGCCTGGAGACAGACCCTGACCTCCCCCCAGGCTGGAGGAAAATCCATGACTCTCTGGGCACCTACTACTGGCATGTGTCGACTGGCACGACACAGTGGCAGCACCCTGCACACACCACTGGCACAGGAGGGCGCCTGGAGGCTGATGGAGAGGAGAAACTCCAGGGAATG gACTGCCAGGGCCCCACGGCAAAGCACTTGGCAAAGGACAGGCCCATTCCCAGCCCCATGGCTTCGCTGTCCCGGAG GAACTCGCTACCCTGGTACGGAGATGacttccagcacagcacagagcctGGCTCCAAG TGCTTTGCTGTGCAGTCACTGGGCTGGGTGGAGATCCCTGAAGAGGACCTGGCACCTGGCAAGAGCAGCATTGCCGTCAACAACTGCATCCAGCAGCTCTCCAACAGTAAGggccagggctctgcagagaaCCAGGGCAAG GGCCAGGACCTGGTGATGATCCTGAAGAAGGACACCATGAGCCTGGTGGACCCCCTCGACCACAGCCTCATCCACCACCAGCCCATCCTCAACATCCGCGTCTGGGGCGTTGGCTGCAACAACGGCAG ggacag AGACTTTGCCTTTGTGGCCAGTGACAAGGACACCTGTGTCCTCAAGTGTCACGTCTTCCACTGCAACGTGCCTGCCAAGGGCATTGCCAAGGCCCTGCACGAGATGTGCTCCAAG ATCATGGCTGAGCGAGACGTAGCAAGCAGCGGGCGGCCACACACCACCACGCTGGAGCCTGTCTCTAGCAAGGACCTGCCGCTGCAAG TGGATATCGTGGAAGCAGCGAGGCAGTCAATGCAGACCTACGAGGCGTTGTACATTGGCAGCCTGCCTGTGCCCAGGGCCATGG GGATGGATGTGCTGAACGAGGCCATCGAGAAGCTGATGAGGGGCCCCGGGCAGGAGCACTGGACACCCTCCCTCATCCACGTGTCTGACACAGCCATGAGGGTGCACCCCACgcaggtggggagggggacagggggctCCAGCCAAAGTCGGGCACCCTGCTGCCACTGGGGTGGGACAGGCAACCCCCATGGAGGGCCTGGCCTCCTGGCAGAGGTGACCTG TGAGGGTGGCAGGGTGGCCTGGGGTGTGGCCAGGGCTGGATGGGCCACGGGGTCTCtgcaggaggatgaggaggcagCACACATTTGGGAGTGTCAGGTGCGGTACGTGACCTTCCTGGGAGTGGGCCGGGATGCCCACACCTTCGCACTCATCGTGGACACGGGGCAACACTTCCAGTGCACGGCCTTCTGGTGTGAGCCCGACGCTGGCACCATCTCAGAGGCGGTGCAGGCAGCCTGCATG TGA
- the SRA1 gene encoding steroid receptor RNA activator 1 isoform X2 produces MAELYVKPGAPPDPASAHAASTALHHSPALLGPPPLGPVSHAPRVENRRLSTAAGLEECSVPANVVLAPLREALNACCPTVQKQVRDDIGRRLTVLGDAWAQGKLSTPVRKRMSLLVQELQQQHWDTADEIHRSLMVDHVNEVSQWLVGVKRLIAEMRSLPAAEPAAVMDGSTEAGPGQEDP; encoded by the exons ATGGCGGAGCTCTACGTGAAGCCGG GTGCTCCTCCAGACCCAGCCAGTGCCCATGCTGCCTCCACAGCACTGCACCactccccagcactgctggggccACCTCCCCTCGGGCCTGTCAGCCATGCCCCACGGGTAGAGAACAGGAGGCTGAGCACTGCAGCAGGCCTGGAGGAGTGCAGTGTGCCTGCCAACGTGGTCCTCGCCCCACTGAGGGAGGCCCTCAATGCCTGCTGCCCCACAGTGCAG AAACAAGTGCGCGACGACATTGGGCGGCGGCTGACAGTGCTGGGAGATGCATGGGCTCAGGGGAAGCTGTCGACCCCagtgaggaagaggatgagCCTCCTGGTGCAAG AGCTCCAGCAACAGCACTGGGACACGGCTGATGAGATCCACCGCTCGCTTATGGTGGACCATGTGAATGAGGTGAGCCAGTGGCTGGTGGGTGTCAAGCGCCTGATCGCTGAGATGAGgagcctgcctgctgcagagccagctgcagTGATGGATGGCAGCACCGAGGCTGGGCCCGGCCAGGAGGATCCCTGA